In Astatotilapia calliptera chromosome 23, fAstCal1.2, whole genome shotgun sequence, a genomic segment contains:
- the bend5 gene encoding BEN domain-containing protein 5 isoform X2 gives MKIPKMSTKNSGNSIENNFGEERMPLRHKKALSQDHGRPLSNSSKSLAAVVARLERNAASSCMEGEEDLDEDRLAEVGEDADDEDDDMEAEHQRHHHQQQQQHLAVDTDCVPEVAAAVVPRVLYEELVHSYRQQEEEMRRLQQELERTRRQLVQQAKKLKEYGSLLTEVKELRDFNRRLQDVLLMRLGSEPMHDNGTQTIKAEVVEPIVEAQETCREEANTSSSYSPSPRTVYTCNDGKVHLGGGIWVEEEKWHQLQRTQGDSKFTKNLAVMIWGTETLKNRSVTGVATKKKKDALPKPPLSPSKLKIVRECLYDRVSQETADSAEITQRLSKVNKYICEKIMDINKSIKNEERRESKLLIRQTVKMENFTYDGI, from the exons ATGAAAATTCCCAAGATGTCCACGAAGAATTCAGGAAACTCCATCGAGAACAATTTTGGAGAGGAAAGAATGCCACTCAGGCATAAAAAG GCCCTGTCACAGGACCATGGACGCCCCCTTTCTAACTCATCCAAAAGCCTAGCGGCGGTAGTGGCTCGCCTAGAGAGAAATGCAGCCAGCTCTTGTATGGAGGGCGAGGAGGACCTGGATGAGGACCGGCTGGCTGAGGTGGGAGAGGATGCAGATGACGAAGATGATGATATGGAGGCAGAGCATCAGCGACATCATcaccagcagcaacagcagcatttGGCGGTGGACACGGATTGTGTGCCTGAGGTGGCTGCCGCTGTTGTTCCCAGAGTTCTGTACGAGGAGCTGGTTCACAGCTAtaggcagcaggaggaggagatgaggagGCTACAGCAGGAGTTGGAGAGAACCCGCAGACAGTTGGTGCAGCAAGCCAAGAAGCTCAAGGAATATGGCAGCTTGCTGACAGAAGTCAAAGAACTGAGGGACTTCAACAGGAGACTGCAAGACGTACTTCTCATGAGACTGGGCAGCG AGCCTATGCATGACAATGGCACCCAGACAATCAAGGCTGAAGTGGTTGAACCTATTGTTGAGGCCCAGGAGACGTGCAGAGAAGAAGCCAACACCAGTTCCAGCTACTCACCCTCACCTAGAACAGTATACACCTGCAACGACGGCAAG GTACACCTTGGTGGTGGGATCTGGGTGGAAGAAGAGAAATGGCACCAGCTGCAGCGGACCCAGGGAGATTCTAAGTTCACAAAGAACCTGGCTGTAATGATCTGGGGCACAGAAACCCTCAAAAACCGCAGTGTCACTGGAGTGgccactaaaaagaaaaaagatgccTTGCCTAAACCTCCACTGTCACCCAGCAAGCTGAAGATTGTCAGAG AGTGTCTCTACGACAGAGTGTCTCAAGAGACAGCCGACAGTGCAGAGATAACGCAGAGATTGTCCAAAGTGAACAAATACATTTGTGAAAAGATAATGGACATCAACAAGTCCATCAAGAATGAGGAGCGGCGGGAGTCCAAGCTGCTCATCAGACAGACAGTCAAGATGGAGAACTTCACCTACGATGGCATATAG
- the bend5 gene encoding BEN domain-containing protein 5 isoform X1, translating to MYAFIRFFEDDMCYALPVSNVEDFRPLHKTDFDNQKVYLVHRTEENGSAGQPCEAQILALADTVEEFEDSITQKKMKIPKMSTKNSGNSIENNFGEERMPLRHKKALSQDHGRPLSNSSKSLAAVVARLERNAASSCMEGEEDLDEDRLAEVGEDADDEDDDMEAEHQRHHHQQQQQHLAVDTDCVPEVAAAVVPRVLYEELVHSYRQQEEEMRRLQQELERTRRQLVQQAKKLKEYGSLLTEVKELRDFNRRLQDVLLMRLGSEPMHDNGTQTIKAEVVEPIVEAQETCREEANTSSSYSPSPRTVYTCNDGKVHLGGGIWVEEEKWHQLQRTQGDSKFTKNLAVMIWGTETLKNRSVTGVATKKKKDALPKPPLSPSKLKIVRECLYDRVSQETADSAEITQRLSKVNKYICEKIMDINKSIKNEERRESKLLIRQTVKMENFTYDGI from the exons ATGTATGCTTTTATTAGATTCTTTGAAGACGATATGTGCTACGCGTTACCCGTTTCAAATGTGGAAGATTTCAGACCTCTGCACAAAACAGATTTTGATAATCAGAAGGTGTATCTGGTTCACAGAACTGAAGAGAATGGCAGCGCAGGCCAGCCGTGCGAAGCACAGATCCTTGCCCTTGCAG ATACAGTAGAAGAATTTGAAGACAGTATAACACAAAAGAAGATGAAAATTCCCAAGATGTCCACGAAGAATTCAGGAAACTCCATCGAGAACAATTTTGGAGAGGAAAGAATGCCACTCAGGCATAAAAAG GCCCTGTCACAGGACCATGGACGCCCCCTTTCTAACTCATCCAAAAGCCTAGCGGCGGTAGTGGCTCGCCTAGAGAGAAATGCAGCCAGCTCTTGTATGGAGGGCGAGGAGGACCTGGATGAGGACCGGCTGGCTGAGGTGGGAGAGGATGCAGATGACGAAGATGATGATATGGAGGCAGAGCATCAGCGACATCATcaccagcagcaacagcagcatttGGCGGTGGACACGGATTGTGTGCCTGAGGTGGCTGCCGCTGTTGTTCCCAGAGTTCTGTACGAGGAGCTGGTTCACAGCTAtaggcagcaggaggaggagatgaggagGCTACAGCAGGAGTTGGAGAGAACCCGCAGACAGTTGGTGCAGCAAGCCAAGAAGCTCAAGGAATATGGCAGCTTGCTGACAGAAGTCAAAGAACTGAGGGACTTCAACAGGAGACTGCAAGACGTACTTCTCATGAGACTGGGCAGCG AGCCTATGCATGACAATGGCACCCAGACAATCAAGGCTGAAGTGGTTGAACCTATTGTTGAGGCCCAGGAGACGTGCAGAGAAGAAGCCAACACCAGTTCCAGCTACTCACCCTCACCTAGAACAGTATACACCTGCAACGACGGCAAG GTACACCTTGGTGGTGGGATCTGGGTGGAAGAAGAGAAATGGCACCAGCTGCAGCGGACCCAGGGAGATTCTAAGTTCACAAAGAACCTGGCTGTAATGATCTGGGGCACAGAAACCCTCAAAAACCGCAGTGTCACTGGAGTGgccactaaaaagaaaaaagatgccTTGCCTAAACCTCCACTGTCACCCAGCAAGCTGAAGATTGTCAGAG AGTGTCTCTACGACAGAGTGTCTCAAGAGACAGCCGACAGTGCAGAGATAACGCAGAGATTGTCCAAAGTGAACAAATACATTTGTGAAAAGATAATGGACATCAACAAGTCCATCAAGAATGAGGAGCGGCGGGAGTCCAAGCTGCTCATCAGACAGACAGTCAAGATGGAGAACTTCACCTACGATGGCATATAG